Proteins from one Pseudomonas sp. KBS0710 genomic window:
- the mdcA gene encoding malonate decarboxylase subunit alpha produces the protein MTTTITPDSRWTRRRDEKQRRLGLVKKYADGAVLPSDKIIEALEALILPGDRVVLEGNNQKQADFLSRSLAKADPAKLHDLHMIMPSVGRSEHLDLFEKGIARKLDFSFAGTQSLRISQLLEDGLLEIGAIHTYIELYARLVVDLIPNVVLSAGFMADRAGNIYTGASTEDTPALIEPAAFSDGIVIVQVNQLVDDVTDLPRVDIPASWVDFVVVADKPFYIEPLFTRDPRHIKPVHVLMAMMAIRGIYEKHNVQSLNHGIGFNTAAIELILPTYGESLGLKGKICRNWTLNPHPTLIPAIESGWVESVHCFGTELGMENYIAARPDVFFTGRDGSMRSNRMFCQLAGQYAVDLFIGATLQVDGDGHSSTVTRGRLAGFGGAPNMGHDPRGRRHGTPAWLDMRHDDAPEALLERGKKLVVQMVETFQEGGKPTFVETLDAVEVARKSGMPLAPIMIYGDDVTHLLTEEGIAYLYKARSLEERQAMIAAVAGVTAIGMRHNPKDTARMRREGLIALPEDLGIRRTDATRELLAAKSVADLMDWSGGLYNPPAKFRSW, from the coding sequence ATGACAACAACCATCACCCCCGATTCGCGCTGGACGCGGCGGCGCGACGAGAAGCAGCGGCGCCTCGGGCTGGTCAAAAAGTACGCAGACGGGGCGGTGTTGCCCAGTGACAAAATCATTGAGGCGCTGGAAGCACTGATCCTGCCCGGCGACCGGGTGGTGCTGGAGGGCAATAACCAGAAGCAGGCCGATTTCCTCTCGCGCTCACTGGCCAAGGCCGACCCGGCCAAGCTCCACGATTTGCACATGATCATGCCCAGTGTCGGCCGTTCCGAGCACCTGGACCTGTTTGAAAAGGGCATCGCGCGCAAGCTGGATTTCTCCTTTGCCGGCACCCAATCCCTGCGCATCAGCCAGTTGCTCGAAGACGGCCTGCTGGAAATCGGCGCGATCCACACCTACATCGAACTCTACGCACGGCTGGTGGTGGACCTGATTCCCAACGTGGTGCTGTCCGCCGGTTTCATGGCCGACCGCGCCGGTAACATCTACACCGGCGCCAGCACCGAAGACACGCCGGCGCTGATTGAACCCGCTGCGTTCAGCGATGGCATCGTGATCGTGCAGGTCAACCAGTTGGTCGATGACGTGACTGATTTGCCCCGCGTCGACATCCCGGCCAGCTGGGTGGATTTTGTGGTGGTGGCCGACAAGCCGTTCTACATCGAACCGCTGTTTACCCGCGACCCGCGTCATATCAAGCCGGTGCATGTGCTGATGGCGATGATGGCGATCCGTGGCATCTACGAAAAACACAATGTGCAGTCGCTCAACCACGGCATCGGTTTCAACACGGCCGCCATTGAGTTGATCCTGCCGACCTACGGCGAGTCCCTGGGCCTGAAGGGCAAAATCTGCCGCAACTGGACCCTCAACCCGCACCCCACGCTGATTCCCGCGATTGAAAGCGGCTGGGTGGAAAGCGTGCATTGCTTCGGTACCGAACTCGGCATGGAGAACTACATCGCCGCACGCCCGGATGTGTTCTTTACCGGCCGTGACGGCTCGATGCGCTCCAATCGGATGTTCTGCCAACTGGCCGGCCAATACGCGGTGGACCTGTTTATCGGCGCCACCCTGCAAGTGGATGGTGATGGACATTCCAGCACCGTGACCCGTGGCCGTCTCGCCGGTTTCGGCGGCGCGCCGAATATGGGCCACGACCCACGTGGCCGCCGCCACGGCACACCTGCCTGGCTGGATATGCGCCACGACGACGCGCCGGAAGCCTTGCTCGAGCGCGGCAAAAAGCTCGTGGTGCAAATGGTCGAGACCTTCCAGGAAGGCGGCAAACCGACCTTCGTCGAAACCCTCGACGCCGTGGAAGTCGCGCGCAAAAGCGGCATGCCGTTGGCGCCGATCATGATCTACGGCGACGACGTGACTCACCTGCTTACCGAAGAAGGCATCGCCTATTTGTATAAGGCGCGCTCGCTGGAAGAGCGCCAGGCGATGATCGCCGCCGTTGCAGGCGTGACCGCCATCGGTATGCGCCACAACCCCAAGGACACCGCGCGCATGCGCCGCGAAGGCTTGATCGCCTTGCCCGAAGACCTGGGGATTCGTCGCACCGACGCCACCCGCGAGCTGTTGGCCGCCAAGAGCGTAGCCGACCTGATGGACTGGTCCGGTGGCTTGTACAACCCGCCCGCCAAGTTCAGGAGCTGGTAA
- a CDS encoding Hpt domain-containing protein, translating to MVDRHDYVALEWVKGDIAETLKQARSALDAFVETHDSDAIAECLAAIHQVHGALQMVEFYGAALLAEEIEELTLALQAERVSQRDESIRLLQQALSQLPLYLDRVHSARRDLPLVVLPLLNDLRSARGESLLSETSLFSPQLLSIAALPDEALAQRAVPELHEQLRQWHQLLQQALAGLLREDHGPSNLEDMARVFARLEALCQGAPLLPLWQVTSALVEGMLTGVIANSPALRSLLKASDKQLKRLLAQGIGGINQPAPDELLKSLLFYVAKVTRPTPRMQSLKERYGLDEALPDSAVVDAERARLAGPDRNAMGSVLGALCEELVRVKERLDLFVRSDRQHTDDLDALLAPLRQIADTLAVLGFGQPRKVIIDQLAVVLSLVQGHREPNDAVLMDVAGALLYVEATLAGMVGTVEPESREESRLPTTDLTQIHQLVIRESCQCLRQAKELVIDCIEADWDRQRLESLPELLSQVRGALAMIPLPRAASLMRGCTDYVDEQLMVNDAPPTQAQLAHFAEVISSLEYYLERMLQDPDAAGERVLELATQGLAALGYLPAEKPWRQALVAPDGALSAESTPSQSQFDALASPITRLNPPALHRPGSLLPPPADEEPIDDELREVFLEETDEVLDVLHRNLPNSADKTAQGEMRRAFHTLKGSGRMVRALVLAELAWAVENLLNRVLERSVALGPDVQHVLDEAVALLPELIADFATDDQHQRNEVDALAARAHALASGTATAEPHDPMLLEIFRNEAQSHLESINHFLQQAAEHVPLQVSDELQRALHTLKGSAYMAGVLPIAELARPLDHLTREYKAHRLPLDLDEVELLLEAEGLFQRGLHQLHSDPLVPIKGAPNLISRTQSLLDQQLQALLDAPNTGLRIKRDPQLIANFLAQGMDILLDAESLLRRWQQHPGERQELTALLDELTTLGEGAHIADLHSIDELCEALLDLYGAVEESSLAVSETFFHEAEQAHDALINMLDQLAAGQEISPAPTRVQALRELLDEALDPSATGLIKSDGSRTLSIAELGAATAQLSQDTAMDDEIVEIFLEEAVDILDSAGQSLKRWLLEPDSAAPLSSLQRDLHTLKGGARMAEIGPVGDLAHELEGLYEGLVDRRYSYSTELSQVLMASHERLALQLDQLQDQQPLSDSSDLIAQLRELRHSSTPTAAATAPEVATADPELLEIFLEEAADILDSSGSALVRWQAEPNNRQEVETLLRDLHTLKGGARMVEIGPIGDLAHELEFLYEGLSAGLLAPSPELFSLLQGCHDRLAQMIDAVADGLPVGSVDKLIERIKSLVHPSDEPLAPVALPAGKAEAAVDPAADMVKISADLLDDLVNLAGETSIFRGRIEQQVNDARTALNEVETTIERMRDQLRRLDSETQGRILSRQQAEAERLGYEEFDPLEMDRHSQLQQLSRALSESASDLLDLKETLDRRNQDAHNLLQQQARINTELQEGLMRTRMVPFERMLPRLKRIVRQVAEELGKDVEFVVGNAEGEMDRNVLERMVAPLEHMLRNAVDHGLESREARVLAGKPEKGRITLDLTHEGGDIVFDMRDDGAGVPLDAVRRKAIKRGLLDPNQEISDRDVLQFILQPGFSTAEKITQISGRGVGMDVVHEEVRQLGGSMVIDSTPGAGVHFRIRLPFTVSVNRALMVQCADDQYAIPLNTIEGLVRVLPHELAGHYQQDPPRYEYGGQRYELFYLGDLLHTVSRPKLLGQYQPVPVLLVQCNERRVAVHVDAMAGTREIVVKGLGPQFAGVQGLSGATILGDGRVVLIIDLLAHIRARQPALPAQAVDAPLILNDPLKKRPLLVLVVDDSVTVRKVTSRLLERNGMNVLTAKDGIDAIAVLEEHTPDLMLLDIEMPRMDGFEVAIQVRNDPRLMRLPIIMITSRTGQKHRDRAMAIGVNDYLGKPYQESVLLESIAYWSKSHA from the coding sequence ATGGTTGATCGGCACGACTACGTGGCCCTCGAATGGGTCAAGGGCGACATTGCCGAAACCCTGAAACAGGCCCGTTCGGCGCTGGATGCGTTTGTCGAAACCCACGACAGCGACGCCATCGCCGAGTGCCTGGCCGCCATCCACCAAGTGCATGGCGCGCTGCAAATGGTCGAGTTCTACGGCGCAGCCCTGCTCGCCGAAGAGATCGAAGAACTGACCCTGGCCCTGCAAGCCGAACGCGTCAGCCAGCGCGATGAAAGCATCCGCCTGCTGCAACAGGCCCTCAGCCAATTGCCCTTGTACCTGGACCGCGTACACAGCGCCCGCCGCGACCTGCCGCTGGTGGTGTTGCCGCTGCTCAACGACCTGCGCAGCGCGCGCGGTGAAAGCCTGTTGTCGGAAACCAGCCTGTTCAGCCCACAGCTCTTGTCGATTGCAGCGTTGCCCGACGAAGCCCTGGCCCAGCGCGCAGTGCCAGAACTGCACGAGCAATTGCGCCAGTGGCACCAACTGCTGCAACAAGCCTTGGCTGGTCTGCTGCGTGAAGACCATGGCCCGAGCAACCTGGAAGACATGGCGCGGGTGTTCGCGCGCCTCGAAGCGCTGTGCCAGGGCGCGCCGCTGTTGCCGTTGTGGCAAGTCACCTCGGCGCTGGTCGAAGGCATGCTCACTGGCGTGATCGCCAACAGCCCGGCGCTGCGCAGCCTGCTCAAAGCCAGCGACAAGCAACTCAAGCGTCTGCTGGCCCAGGGCATCGGCGGTATCAACCAACCTGCGCCCGACGAACTGCTCAAGAGCCTGCTGTTTTATGTGGCCAAGGTCACCCGGCCGACGCCGCGCATGCAAAGCCTCAAGGAGCGCTATGGCCTGGATGAAGCCTTGCCCGACAGTGCCGTGGTCGACGCCGAACGAGCGCGCCTGGCCGGGCCGGATCGCAATGCCATGGGCTCGGTACTCGGCGCATTGTGTGAGGAGTTGGTGCGGGTCAAGGAGCGCCTCGACTTGTTCGTGCGCAGCGACCGTCAACACACCGACGACCTGGATGCGCTGCTGGCGCCATTGCGGCAGATCGCCGATACCTTGGCAGTGCTGGGCTTCGGTCAGCCGCGCAAGGTGATCATTGACCAGCTCGCCGTAGTGTTGAGCCTGGTGCAAGGTCACCGCGAACCCAACGACGCGGTACTGATGGACGTCGCCGGCGCCTTGCTCTACGTCGAGGCCACGCTGGCGGGCATGGTCGGCACGGTCGAACCGGAAAGCCGCGAAGAAAGCCGCTTGCCCACCACCGACCTGACGCAGATTCATCAACTGGTGATCCGCGAATCCTGCCAGTGCCTGCGCCAAGCCAAAGAACTGGTGATCGACTGCATCGAAGCCGACTGGGACCGCCAACGCCTGGAATCCCTGCCGGAGCTGCTCAGCCAGGTGCGCGGCGCCTTGGCGATGATTCCACTGCCACGCGCAGCGAGCCTGATGCGGGGTTGCACCGACTACGTCGATGAACAGCTGATGGTCAACGACGCGCCGCCGACCCAGGCGCAGTTGGCGCATTTTGCCGAGGTGATCAGCAGCCTGGAGTACTACCTCGAACGTATGCTCCAAGACCCTGACGCCGCGGGCGAGCGCGTGCTGGAACTGGCGACCCAAGGCTTGGCCGCGCTCGGTTACCTGCCCGCCGAAAAACCCTGGCGTCAGGCGCTGGTTGCGCCGGATGGCGCATTGTCGGCCGAAAGCACACCGAGCCAGTCCCAGTTCGATGCCTTGGCCAGCCCGATCACGCGCCTGAACCCACCGGCGCTGCACCGTCCCGGCAGTTTGCTGCCGCCGCCGGCCGATGAAGAACCCATCGACGATGAGCTGCGCGAAGTCTTCCTCGAAGAGACCGACGAAGTCCTCGACGTGCTGCACCGCAACCTGCCCAACAGCGCCGACAAAACCGCCCAGGGCGAAATGCGCCGGGCTTTTCATACGCTCAAAGGCAGCGGCCGTATGGTCCGCGCGCTGGTGTTGGCCGAGCTGGCCTGGGCCGTGGAGAACCTGCTCAATCGCGTGCTCGAACGCAGCGTGGCCCTCGGCCCCGACGTGCAACACGTGCTGGATGAAGCGGTGGCCCTGCTGCCCGAACTGATCGCCGACTTCGCCACCGATGACCAACACCAGCGCAATGAAGTCGACGCCCTGGCCGCCCGTGCCCATGCCCTGGCTAGTGGCACTGCAACAGCCGAGCCCCACGACCCGATGCTGCTGGAGATCTTCCGCAACGAAGCCCAGAGCCATCTGGAGAGCATCAACCACTTCCTGCAACAGGCCGCCGAGCATGTGCCGCTGCAAGTCAGCGATGAGCTGCAACGCGCCCTGCACACCCTCAAAGGCAGTGCCTACATGGCCGGTGTACTGCCGATTGCCGAACTGGCGCGGCCGCTGGATCACCTGACTCGCGAGTACAAGGCCCACCGCCTGCCGCTGGACCTGGACGAAGTGGAGCTGCTGCTGGAAGCCGAAGGCTTGTTCCAGCGCGGCCTGCACCAACTGCACAGCGACCCGCTGGTGCCGATCAAAGGCGCGCCGAACCTGATCAGCCGCACCCAAAGCCTGCTCGACCAACAACTGCAAGCCTTGCTCGATGCGCCGAATACGGGCCTGCGCATCAAGCGTGACCCGCAGTTGATCGCCAATTTCCTGGCCCAAGGCATGGACATCCTGCTCGACGCCGAAAGCCTGTTGCGCCGCTGGCAGCAGCACCCCGGCGAACGTCAGGAACTCACGGCACTGCTGGACGAGTTGACCACCTTGGGCGAGGGCGCGCATATCGCCGACCTGCACAGCATCGACGAACTCTGCGAAGCCTTGCTTGACCTCTACGGTGCGGTGGAGGAGAGCAGCCTGGCGGTCAGCGAGACGTTTTTCCACGAGGCCGAACAGGCCCATGACGCGCTGATCAACATGCTCGACCAGTTGGCAGCGGGGCAGGAAATCAGCCCGGCGCCGACGCGGGTGCAGGCGCTGCGCGAATTGCTCGATGAAGCCCTCGACCCGTCGGCCACCGGCCTGATCAAAAGCGATGGCAGCCGTACCCTCAGCATCGCTGAACTGGGCGCGGCCACGGCGCAGTTGAGCCAGGACACGGCGATGGACGATGAGATCGTCGAGATCTTCCTCGAAGAAGCCGTGGATATCCTCGACAGCGCCGGCCAGTCGCTCAAGCGTTGGCTGCTGGAGCCCGACAGCGCTGCGCCGTTGTCTTCATTGCAGCGAGACTTGCACACCCTCAAGGGTGGCGCGCGCATGGCTGAAATCGGCCCGGTCGGCGACCTCGCCCACGAGCTGGAAGGCCTCTACGAAGGCTTGGTGGACCGCCGTTACAGCTACTCCACCGAGTTGTCCCAAGTGTTGATGGCCAGTCACGAGCGGCTGGCCTTGCAGCTCGATCAACTGCAAGACCAGCAACCCCTGAGCGACTCCAGCGACTTGATCGCGCAACTGCGCGAGTTGCGCCACAGCAGCACGCCCACGGCCGCGGCCACAGCCCCCGAAGTGGCGACGGCCGACCCCGAGTTGCTGGAAATTTTCCTCGAAGAAGCCGCCGATATTCTCGACAGCTCCGGCAGCGCGCTGGTGCGTTGGCAGGCGGAGCCGAACAATCGTCAGGAAGTGGAAACCCTGCTGCGCGACCTGCACACCCTCAAGGGCGGCGCGCGCATGGTCGAGATCGGGCCGATTGGCGATCTGGCCCATGAGCTGGAGTTTCTCTACGAAGGGTTGTCGGCCGGTTTGCTCGCGCCGTCGCCGGAGCTGTTTTCGCTGCTGCAAGGTTGCCACGACCGCCTGGCGCAGATGATCGATGCCGTGGCGGACGGTTTGCCGGTGGGCTCGGTGGACAAGCTGATCGAGCGGATCAAAAGCCTGGTACACCCAAGTGATGAGCCGCTGGCGCCGGTCGCACTGCCCGCCGGCAAGGCCGAAGCGGCTGTCGATCCGGCTGCGGACATGGTGAAAATCTCCGCCGATTTGCTCGATGATCTGGTCAACCTGGCCGGTGAAACCTCGATCTTCCGGGGGCGTATCGAGCAGCAGGTCAACGATGCGCGCACCGCCCTCAACGAGGTCGAAACCACCATCGAGCGCATGCGCGACCAATTGCGCCGCCTCGACAGCGAAACCCAGGGCCGTATCCTCAGCCGCCAGCAAGCCGAGGCCGAGCGCCTGGGCTATGAAGAATTTGACCCGCTGGAAATGGACCGCCATTCGCAGTTGCAGCAACTGTCCCGTGCGCTGTCCGAGTCCGCTTCCGACCTGCTGGACCTCAAGGAAACCCTCGACCGCCGCAACCAGGATGCCCACAACCTGTTGCAGCAACAGGCGCGCATCAACACCGAGTTGCAAGAAGGCTTGATGCGCACGCGCATGGTGCCGTTTGAACGCATGCTGCCGCGCCTCAAGCGCATCGTGCGGCAGGTGGCGGAGGAGTTGGGCAAGGACGTGGAGTTCGTGGTCGGCAATGCCGAAGGCGAGATGGACCGCAACGTGCTGGAACGCATGGTCGCGCCGCTGGAACACATGCTGCGCAACGCCGTCGACCATGGCCTGGAGTCCCGCGAAGCCCGTGTGCTGGCGGGCAAGCCGGAGAAGGGTCGTATCACCTTGGACCTGACCCACGAAGGCGGCGATATCGTCTTCGACATGCGTGACGACGGCGCCGGCGTGCCGCTGGACGCAGTGCGGCGCAAGGCGATCAAGCGCGGCCTGCTCGACCCTAATCAAGAGATCAGCGACCGCGACGTGCTGCAGTTCATCCTGCAGCCGGGCTTCTCGACGGCGGAAAAGATCACGCAGATTTCCGGGCGCGGCGTAGGCATGGACGTGGTGCACGAAGAAGTGCGCCAGCTTGGCGGCTCGATGGTGATTGACTCCACGCCCGGCGCGGGCGTGCACTTTCGCATTCGCCTGCCATTTACCGTGTCGGTCAACCGCGCGCTGATGGTGCAGTGCGCGGACGATCAATATGCGATCCCGCTCAACACCATCGAAGGCCTGGTGCGTGTGCTGCCCCACGAGCTGGCCGGGCACTATCAGCAAGACCCGCCGCGTTATGAATACGGCGGCCAGCGTTATGAGTTGTTCTACCTGGGCGACCTGCTGCATACCGTCAGCCGCCCCAAATTGCTCGGCCAATACCAGCCCGTGCCGGTGCTGCTGGTGCAATGCAACGAGCGGCGCGTGGCGGTGCATGTGGATGCCATGGCGGGTACGCGGGAGATTGTGGTCAAGGGCCTGGGGCCGCAGTTTGCGGGCGTGCAGGGTTTGTCCGGCGCGACCATCCTCGGTGATGGCCGCGTGGTGCTGATCATCGATTTGCTCGCGCACATCCGCGCCCGCCAACCGGCCTTGCCGGCCCAAGCGGTCGATGCGCCGCTGATCCTCAACGACCCGCTGAAAAAACGCCCGCTGCTGGTGCTGGTGGTGGACGATTCGGTCACCGTGCGCAAAGTCACCAGCCGCCTGTTGGAGCGCAACGGCATGAACGTGCTCACCGCCAAAGACGGCATCGACGCCATCGCCGTACTCGAAGAACACACCCCGGACCTGATGCTGCTCGACATCGAAATGCCGCGCATGGACGGCTTCGAAGTGGCGATCCAGGTGCGCAACGACCCACGGCTGATGCGCCTGCCGATTATCATGATCACCTCGCGCACCGGCCAAAAACACCGCGACCGCGCCATGGCCATCGGCGTCAACGACTACCTCGGCAAGCCGTACCAGGAGTCGGTGCTGCTGGAAAGCATCGCCTACTGGAGCAAGTCCCATGCTTGA
- a CDS encoding malonate decarboxylase subunit delta, whose protein sequence is METLSFEFPAGQPPKGRALVGCVGSGDLEVLLEPGTPGTLTIQVQTSVNGAEQRWQHLFERIFQEQTPPALKIDIHDFGATPGVVRLRLEQGFEEIGHD, encoded by the coding sequence ATGGAAACCTTATCCTTTGAATTCCCCGCCGGGCAGCCGCCCAAAGGCCGTGCGCTGGTGGGTTGCGTCGGCTCCGGCGACTTGGAAGTACTGCTGGAACCGGGCACGCCCGGCACGCTGACCATTCAGGTGCAGACCTCGGTGAATGGCGCCGAGCAACGCTGGCAGCACCTGTTCGAACGGATCTTCCAAGAGCAGACGCCACCGGCCTTGAAGATTGATATCCACGACTTCGGCGCCACCCCCGGCGTGGTGCGATTGCGCCTGGAACAGGGTTTCGAGGAGATCGGCCATGACTGA
- a CDS encoding triphosphoribosyl-dephospho-CoA synthase: MRALKLHELSLADRLADMAVDALIDEADLSPKPALVDRRGNGAHSDLHLGLMHASALSLWPMFKEMAEAALEFGEVGLPLREALGRIGREGEQAMLATTNGVNTHRGAIWALGLLTAAAALAPRAITLTAAKLALLNDRYAPQPLSHGAQVAQRYGARGAREEAQLGFPSVVQRGLPQLHKSRRQNAGEQNARLDALLAIMTDLADTCVLYRAGTEGLLSMQRGARAVLDAGGSASLAGRRQLHDLDQQLLALNASPGGAADLLAACLFIDRLDGAL; the protein is encoded by the coding sequence ATGCGCGCCCTCAAACTGCATGAACTGAGCCTCGCCGATCGCCTGGCGGATATGGCTGTGGATGCCTTGATTGATGAGGCTGACCTGTCGCCCAAACCCGCATTGGTAGACCGTCGCGGCAATGGCGCCCACAGCGATTTGCACCTGGGCCTGATGCACGCCTCGGCGCTGTCGTTGTGGCCGATGTTCAAGGAAATGGCCGAGGCGGCGCTTGAGTTTGGTGAAGTCGGCTTGCCCTTGCGCGAAGCCCTTGGGCGTATTGGTCGCGAAGGTGAGCAAGCCATGCTCGCCACCACCAACGGCGTGAACACCCATCGCGGCGCGATCTGGGCACTTGGTTTGCTCACTGCCGCAGCGGCTCTGGCACCACGCGCGATCACGCTCACCGCTGCCAAACTGGCCCTGCTCAACGACCGCTACGCCCCACAACCGCTGAGCCACGGTGCGCAAGTCGCGCAGCGCTACGGCGCACGCGGTGCCCGTGAAGAAGCGCAATTGGGCTTTCCGTCCGTGGTGCAACGCGGCCTGCCGCAATTGCACAAAAGCCGCCGGCAAAACGCCGGCGAACAGAATGCGCGCCTGGATGCCTTGCTCGCGATCATGACCGACCTGGCCGACACCTGCGTGCTCTACCGCGCCGGCACCGAAGGCCTGCTCTCCATGCAGCGCGGCGCCCGGGCGGTGCTGGACGCTGGCGGCAGCGCAAGCCTCGCCGGGCGCCGCCAACTGCACGACCTCGACCAGCAACTCCTGGCCCTGAATGCCTCCCCCGGCGGCGCCGCCGACCTGTTGGCCGCCTGCCTGTTTATCGACCGCCTCGACGGAGCGTTGTGA
- a CDS encoding DUF6124 family protein produces the protein MIKPTPNPPLFTVNPHQNTEALLANASETLCSLNVLTCNLAFDLDPAQRASMLAIQQMAELSQLLVDRALEQVSPA, from the coding sequence ATGATTAAACCTACCCCTAATCCGCCCCTCTTCACCGTAAACCCCCACCAAAACACCGAAGCGCTACTGGCCAACGCCAGCGAAACCCTGTGCTCTCTCAACGTACTGACCTGCAACCTTGCCTTCGACCTGGACCCCGCCCAGCGCGCGAGCATGTTGGCGATTCAGCAAATGGCAGAGCTGAGTCAGCTGTTGGTCGACAGAGCACTGGAACAAGTCAGCCCCGCCTAA
- a CDS encoding biotin-independent malonate decarboxylase subunit beta, translated as MTDLLNKHSFVELGARQRAKALLDNGTYRELIDPFQRVMSPWLSRQGVVPQADDGVVIAKGSIAGLPVVIAAIEGNFQGGSLGEVGGAKIAGALELAAEDNRKGVPTRAVLLLETGGVRLQEANLGLAAIADIHAAIVDLRQYQPVVGVVAGSVGCFGGMSIAAGLCSYLVVTREARLGLNGPQVIEQEAGLEEYDSRDRPFIWSLTGGEQRFNSGLADRYVADDVAQIQQTVSTLLQQGLPEQQRSRQIDFYLARLTELDATPQIDPATVRDLYQGERP; from the coding sequence ATGACTGACTTGCTCAACAAGCACAGCTTCGTCGAACTCGGCGCGCGGCAGCGGGCCAAGGCGTTGCTGGATAACGGCACTTACCGCGAACTGATCGACCCGTTCCAACGCGTCATGTCGCCGTGGCTCAGCCGCCAAGGCGTGGTGCCGCAAGCGGATGACGGCGTGGTGATCGCCAAGGGCAGCATCGCCGGGTTACCGGTGGTGATTGCTGCAATTGAGGGCAACTTCCAGGGTGGCAGCCTTGGTGAAGTGGGCGGCGCAAAAATTGCCGGTGCCCTCGAACTGGCGGCTGAAGACAACCGCAAAGGTGTTCCGACCCGTGCCGTGCTGCTGCTGGAAACCGGCGGCGTACGCTTGCAGGAGGCCAACCTCGGTTTGGCCGCGATTGCCGATATCCACGCGGCGATTGTCGACCTGCGCCAGTACCAGCCGGTCGTCGGCGTGGTGGCGGGCAGCGTTGGTTGTTTTGGTGGCATGTCCATCGCCGCCGGGTTGTGCAGTTACCTGGTGGTCACCCGCGAAGCACGCCTGGGCTTGAATGGCCCACAAGTGATCGAGCAGGAAGCGGGCCTGGAAGAGTACGACTCCCGCGACCGGCCGTTTATCTGGAGCCTTACCGGCGGCGAGCAGCGTTTTAACAGCGGCCTGGCCGACCGTTATGTGGCGGACGATGTGGCGCAGATCCAGCAGACCGTCAGCACCTTGCTGCAACAGGGTTTGCCCGAGCAGCAGCGCAGCCGTCAGATCGATTTCTACCTGGCACGCCTCACTGAGCTGGACGCAACGCCGCAAATAGACCCCGCGACGGTGCGCGACCTGTATCAAGGAGAACGCCCATGA
- a CDS encoding chemotaxis protein CheW, translated as MLDHRTSQLTGLLLPLADRHLVLPNVAVAELIDFQRGEPASDAPPWYLRQVTWRDRQIPLISFEAVCGEAILTAERSRIVVLNALGGRPTLKFIALVIQGIPRSYKLDSELSYVDVPLCPLELAAVQVGEHVAKVPDLMGLEALLVESGLA; from the coding sequence ATGCTTGACCACCGCACCAGCCAACTCACCGGCCTGTTGTTGCCCTTGGCCGACCGCCACTTGGTGCTACCCAATGTGGCCGTGGCCGAGCTGATCGACTTCCAGCGCGGCGAACCGGCCAGCGATGCGCCGCCGTGGTACCTGCGGCAAGTGACCTGGCGCGACCGGCAAATACCCCTGATCAGCTTTGAAGCGGTGTGCGGCGAAGCAATCCTGACCGCCGAGCGATCGCGCATCGTGGTGCTGAACGCGCTGGGCGGGCGGCCGACATTGAAGTTTATTGCGCTGGTGATCCAGGGCATTCCCCGCTCGTACAAGCTCGACAGCGAATTGAGCTACGTAGACGTGCCACTGTGCCCGCTGGAGCTTGCGGCGGTGCAGGTGGGCGAACACGTGGCGAAGGTGCCGGATTTGATGGGGCTTGAAGCGCTGTTGGTCGAGTCCGGCCTGGCGTGA
- a CDS encoding nucleotidyltransferase domain-containing protein — translation MQTLPLSTALFTNTQQKVLGLLFGKPDQSFYTNEIARAAQVGKGSLTRELERLQLAGILSMTRQGNQTHYQANPQCPIYSELLAIVRKTLSLDEPLRNALAPFAKQITWAFIYGSIAKGEAHSSSDIDLMLIGQSLNYSEVMEQLMPLEEQLGRTINPTLYTPEDWTSKWNAGNSFVQRVVQQDKINLMGDNPQESMDGQQGKPGEPAT, via the coding sequence ATGCAAACCTTGCCGCTCAGCACTGCACTCTTCACCAACACCCAGCAAAAAGTGCTGGGCCTGCTCTTCGGCAAGCCCGATCAAAGTTTCTACACCAATGAAATCGCACGCGCGGCTCAAGTGGGCAAAGGCAGCCTCACCCGCGAGCTGGAGCGTTTGCAGCTGGCGGGCATTTTGAGCATGACGCGCCAAGGCAATCAGACCCACTATCAAGCCAACCCCCAATGCCCAATTTACTCGGAGTTGTTGGCCATCGTGCGCAAAACCCTGAGCCTGGACGAACCCTTGCGCAATGCATTGGCACCGTTCGCCAAGCAGATAACCTGGGCCTTTATCTACGGCTCCATCGCCAAGGGCGAGGCGCACTCATCCAGTGACATAGATCTTATGCTGATCGGCCAGAGCCTCAACTACAGTGAAGTCATGGAGCAGCTCATGCCGCTGGAAGAACAGTTGGGCCGTACCATCAACCCGACGCTTTACACCCCTGAAGACTGGACCAGCAAATGGAATGCCGGGAACAGTTTTGTGCAGCGGGTCGTGCAGCAGGACAAGATCAATCTGATGGGGGACAACCCTCAGGAGTCCATGGATGGACAGCAAGGCAAACCTGGAGAACCTGCAACGTAG